CCCAGGCTAAAAAGCTACGGGCGCTGGGGTACCGGGTGCGCAGTGGCAAGCGCTGGAAAAAGCCCACGCTGGGCGAATTAACCCAGACGATGCCATACGCCCAGGCAGGGTTACTGATTCGAAAACTCAGCGGTAAAGCAGTGAAAACCAGCTGGACAGTGGATCTTCCTGCCCGTGTGTTCCTGGGCATGAGTGACGATGAATTTGATAAAGCGCTGGCGCGTCAGCTTCAGGCCATTGGCTTTGGCTGGGATGTTAAGGCGCAGGATATTAAGGGGAAAGCATGACCTGGCCAAATGTGACCGTGAACCAGGTAAACCAGCTGCTGGGTGAAACCAGTGAAGTGGAACGCACGCTGCTGTTTATCGGTACGGGTACCAAAAATGTGGGGAAGACGCTGGCGGTAAATGCCCAGAGTGATTTTGACGCGCTACTGGGGGAAGGTGACAGCCAGCTGAAAAGTGATGTTCTGGCGGCGCAGGCAAATGCTGGCCAGAACTGGTGGGGATTCATTCATGTGCTGGCCGCTGATGCTGAAGATGATGCCTGGGTAAAAGCGGTTCTGGCCGCGCAGGTGGTGTGTTCGGTGGAAGGCGTGGTGCTGTCCAGTGATGTGACGGCAAAAGCCCAGGTCAATCAGGCGGTGACGCTGCGATCTCAGTTGATTGCTAAATACGGCCGCTGGGTGTGGTTCATTCTGGCTGTTCAGGGGATGCAGGAGGAGGAAGCCCAGGCGGATTATCTGGTGCGCCTGTCCACACTTCAGGAAGGGATTGCGGAAAAAGCGGTGCAGCTGGTTCCGCGTCTGTGGGGAAATGAACCGGGTGTTCTGGCGGGGCGTCTGTGTACCCGATCCGTGACCATTGCAGACAGTCCGGCGCGGGTGAAAACCGGTGCACTGATAAGTCTGGGCAGCGATGAAATGCCGGTTGATGGTACCGGGGAAGTGCTGGAGCTTGCCACGCTTCAGGCTCTGGAGGCACAGCGTTTCAGCGTGCCAATGTGGTACCCGGACTATGACGGTTTTTACTGGGCTGACGGGCGCACGCTGGATGTTGAAGGCGGTGATTACCAGTCGATTGAAACATTGCGTGTCGCGGATAAAGCCGCACGTCGTGTGCGTCTGCTGGCCATCAGCAAAATCGCGGATCGCTCACTGAACAGCACACCGGGCAGTATTGCGGCACACCAGACCCTGTTTGCCCGTCCGCTGCGTGAAATGTCCACGGCGGCCAGCATTAACGGGGTGTCATTTCCGGGGGAAGTGAAAAAACCCCAGGATGGTGATGTGACCATTGTCTGGAAAAACAAAAAGACGGTGGATATTTACCTTGTGGTACGCACCTGGGAAGTGCCGCTGCAAATCACCATCAGTCTGTTACTGGATGCCAGCCTGGAGGCCGCAGCATGAGTAAACGTATTTCGGGGATGTCGTTTGATACCTACGTTGACGGCGATCTGATCCACATTGAGAAAATTACGCTCGATATCACGGACAACAGCGCCGCTGCCCAGACGCGCGGTGTACCGGATGGCCACGTTGATGGTGATGTGGCCGCAGAAGGGGAAATTGAGGTCAGTTCAAAGGTACTCAGTGTACTGACCGCAAAAGCCCGCGCGGCAGGTTCGTGGCGCGGTATTCCACCGGTGGATTTCCTTTTCTATGCCAAAGCAGGGAATGAGGAAGTGAAGGTGGAGACGTTCGGCAACAAATTGCAGGTCAGCAATTTGCTGGATATCGATCCAAAGGGCGGCAGTGTGGCCACGCACAAAATTAAATATTTCGTGACCAGTCCGAAGTTCGTCAACATCAACGGTGTGCCGTATCTGGAAGCGGAAGCCACAGAAAACCTGATCGGATAAGGAAGCCGGAATGCAGGAACATGAAAAGAGCCTCTATTCACTACTGATCATCGGTGCGCTGATTGCCATTGGTAATGTGCTGACCAGTAACGACCCCATCACACCGCGACTGTTCGCCGGTCGTGTGATCCTGGGGAGTTTCGTTTCAGTGGTGGCCGGGGCGGTACTGATTCAGATCCCGGATGCCAGCCCGCTGGCGATTCAGGGTCTGGGGGCGGCGCTGGGCATTGCCGGTTATCAGGCCGTGGAAATGTGGCTGCGCAGACGTGCAGCAGGTAAGAAAAATGGGAGCGTGACAAATGACCCTGAGTGAAAAACAACAGCTGTTTACCGTCATGGTGGCAAACCTGATCCACTGGGCAGATGAACACGGCTACCGGCTGACGTTTGGTGAAGCCTCCCGCACACCGGAACAGGCGGCGCTGAACGCAAAGAAAGGCAGCGGTATTGCCAACAGTCTGCATACCTCGCGTCTGGCTGTGGATTTTAATCTGTTCGTGAATGGCGAATATAAAACCCGCACGGAAGATTATCTGCCGCTGGGTGAATACTGGGAATCTCTGGGCGGCAGTTGGGGTGGGCGCTTCAAATCCCGACCGGATGGCAATCATTTCAGCCTGGAACATAACGGGGTGCGCTGATGGATCGCGTGGTCGTGGGGTGGTTGATTACGGTTGCTCTGGCATTTGTGACCGGCTGGAAGGTGGCCGGTTGGCAGCGTGACAGTATTGATCTGGTTATCAGCAAATCTGCTACCGCGACCGGGGAACAGCTGGCGGTTGTGTCCAGTGAGTCCGGGCGGAGACTGGAAGACAAACTGGAGGCTTTGAAAAATGCGCCACCGCGCGAGATCCGCACGGAAGTGCTTAAGCCGGTATTTACCAATGTGTGTCTGTCTGACGAGTTTGTCAGCATGTACAACAGCGCCGTCGCCGGTACCGAACGTGCGTTATCAGGAAAACCTGAAAACTAAATGCACCACGCAGCTGCCACGCCTGAAAGGTATGACGGGGAAAGATGCTGCGGAACTGCTGACGCTTTATCTTGAAATATATGGCCAGTGTGCCGCGCGTCATAATCAGTTAGTGGATGAAATTAACTTAAGAGAAAATATTATTTATGGAAAAAATTAAACTTTGCGTTTGTGGTGTGGATATTGTTTTTGAACCAAACCAGACGGCGTACAATAAATTTATTAATGAAATGGCAATGGATAATAAAGTTGCCCCTGCGCATAACTATCTGACACGTATTGTGGCGGCCGAAAGTAAAGACGCACTGGCGGAAGTATTAAAACGTCCGGGGGCTGCGCTTCAATTAGTGAGTAAGGTTAATGATATTTACGCGCCCGAACTGGAAATCGAAGTAAAAAACTGACAAAGCGAGTCCATGATATTGAACGAAATGGGCTCGAACAGTATTTAATTCTCCGCCGTCATTATTTACCTCATGGTCAGGACTCTGTTGACGATATCGCCGCTGCCATATGGCTGGATAACCGTCACTGGGAATATACGGGAATAGCCGTGGCCAATGGTGTGGCTAAAGCATTTAAAGGCACTGAATGAAACAGTTAGATTTTACATTAAGCCTGATTGATAAATTGTCGCGCCCGTTAAAACAGGCGCAGGGCAGCGTCACAGGCTTTGCGGAAAAATCAAAAGAAGCCTTTATGCAAATTGGCGGCGGTGTGCTGGCGCTGGCAGGTACGGGAATGGCCATCAAAGGGGCGTTATCACCGGCCATTGAAATGTATGACGCGCTGAATGATGCGGCAGCAAAAGGGATTGATGATTCTGCGCTTAAAGCAGTTCAGCGTGATGCTCTGCGTTTCAGTACAACCTACGGCGCCAGCGCGGTGGAGTTTGTCCAGTCCACGGAAAGTATTAACGCTGCCATCGCGGGACTGACCGGGAATGAGCTGCCGAAAGTAACAAAGGTCGCCAATACGCTCGCTTTTGCGCTTAAGTCCACGGCGGCAGACACGGCAGAGTTTATGGGACAAATGTTCGGTAACTTTTCCGCCGATTCCGCCCGGCTGGGCAAGGTGGAGTTTGCCGAACAGCTGGCCGGAAAAATGGTGTACATGCGTAAAACCTTCGGCACGGAAATGGCCGCTATCAAGGATTTGATGGAAGGCGCGCGCGGTGTGGGGACGAACTACGGTGTGGGGCTGGATGAACAGCTGGCCGTGCTGGGACAGTTGAACCGCACACTGGGATCGGAAGCCAGCAGCGCGTATGAAGGCTTTATGACCGGCGCAATTGAGGGGGCTAAAAAGCTGGGGATGTCCTTCACGGACTCTACCGGCAAAATGCTGTCCATGCCTGAAATGCTGATCAAATTGCAGGGTAAATACGGCAAAAGCCTGGAAGGGAATCTGAAAGCCCAGGCGGAGCTGGATGAGGCATTTGGTGACAGTTCGGCGGTGGTGAAACACCTGTATGGCAATGTGGCACTTCTTCAGCGGAACATCACGGAGCTGGGCGGGGCGGATGGCCTGAAGCGCACCCAGGAAATGGCACAAAAAATGGTGAAGCCGTGGGATCGGTTTGTCCAGATCCTGAAAGCCATTCAGACGGTGATTGGGCTGACGCTGATGCCGGTGTTGTACCCGATGTTGAATCGTCTGGCAGATATGGGGCAGACCTTTGCACGCTGGATGCAGTTGTTTCCCAACATTGCCCGCGTTATCGGTTATGCGTCTGTGGCCTTGCTGGGGTTTGCTGCTGTGGGTGCGGTGGCCAATATCGTGATGGGGGCGTCCCGGTTCATCATGATTGGGCTACGCGGGGTCTGGGCTGCGCTGACGGCTGTCACGAAGGTGTACACCGCCACGGTATGGCTGGCGCAGACTGCCGTCACAGCATGGAATGTGACACTCAAATTTCTGCGCGGGGCTTTGCTGGCGGTGCGTATGGCCGCAGTAATGGCCGGGATTGGCATCAATCTGATGAGCTGGCCGATCCTGCTTGTGATTGGTGCGGTGGCTTTACTTGCTGCGGGTTGCTGGCTGCTGGTGAAGCACTGGGACACGGTAAAAAATGCCGTGATGGAGACAGGGGCGTTTCAGATCTGCGCCAGAGTCGTGGAATGGCTGGCTGGGGTATTTGCCTCCGCCTGGGAATTTATCAGTGCGGGCTGGAATGCCTTTATTTCTCTGCTGACCGGGTTTTCTCCGTCTCAGGCATTAAGCGAAATGGCCACCGGCATTGTCTCCCTGTTTGATAATGTCTGGCAGTCCATAAAAAGCGGTTTTCTGACGTCATGGAACTGGATTGTCGGAAAACTCAATAAAATCCCCGGCGTGGATATCTCACTGGCAAATGAATCTGCGCCGCCGCTCACCGGTAATGCACTTTCAACAGGAGGGGAATTAAAAGGGATTGATAAGGGCGGCATTAATAAAACAATTAGCAGTAATTCTAAATCGGTGACAGATAACAGCCGTAAAATTGGTGAAGTGCATTTTCATACAAAAGAGGTGTTTTCACCGGGTCAGCTAATGGAATGGCAGGAGCTAAATGCGTGAGTGAGATTCTTTATATTGATTTGCTGATTATGGACGGGGATTTTGTTCTTAATACAGGTAATGAACCTGAATTATGTAATAACCGCAGAAGTATCGGGCAGGACATTATTCACGCCATTATTGAAAGTGGTCTGGCAACGGAATTAATTGCTGAACGCAGTCCGACAATGCGGGCGGATATTTTCACCCGCATGGAATTACTGATTGAAGAAGACGATCGTATTGTGCCGGGTACGGTGGATATCAGTGAAGAAAGCCAGAAACGGTTATGGATCACGGCCAGCACATACGACTTCGGCGGGATTTCAACGCAGGTGGATTTATGACGGAAAAACCCCAGGTCGATTTTGAAGAGGTGGTGAAAGCCAGCGGAATGCCGGTGACGGAATCCGAGGTGCGCGAACGTTTTAATGCGATTGCGGACGATGAGGGCATCATCACCAACACATCCCGCATGTCACCTTTCTGGCGGCTGATTACGGCCATTGTGACTGCGCCGGTCATGTGGCTGAAGGATGTTCTGGTGTCCACCGTGCTGGCCAATATGTTTGTGGCGACGGCCAGCGGGAGCATGTTGCGATTGCTGGCCTGGGCAGTGAACGTCACGGCGAAACCTGCCAGCGCCGCAGAAGGGGTGATCCGGTTTGTTAAGGAAGATGCCAGAGCGGTGGTGACGGTGAAAGCCGGAACGGTTATCCAGACCGAACGCATTAACGGGACGGTGTACGAACTGGCCACGACGGGCGATGTGGTGATCCCGTCAGGAACCGCCAGTGCATTGCTGCCGGTGAAAGCGACAGGAACAGGGGGCGCGTACAACCTTGCGCCAGGGTATTACCGCATTCTGCCCGTGGCCGTTGACGGCATCAGCCATGTGGCCAGTGAGGAAGACTGGCTGACCGTTCCGGGGGCTGATGAAGAAAGTGATGACGAACTGCGCGAACGATGCCGCAATCAGTTCAATCTGGTGGGGAATTACCACACCGACGCCGTGTACCGTTCGATGATTGCCAGTGTTGCGGGACTGAGTATTGATCGGATTTTCTTTGAGCACGAAGCGCCGAGGGGACCAGGTACCGCGAACGCGTATCTGTTACTGGACAGTGGGGTGACTTCCGCACCGTTTGTGGATGCTGTGAATGACTACATCAACTCACAGGGGCATCACGGCCACGGCGACGATATGCAGTGCTATGCCATGCCGGAAACCCTTCACGATTTAGTAGTCACCGCCTGGGTCAAAAATCTGGCAAACCTCAGTGATGATGAGAAGAAAGGGATGAAGGACGGGATAGAAAACCTGATCCGCTGTGCCTTTCGTGAAAATGCTGACTTTGACGTCAGAAAAACATGGCCGTACTCGCGTTTCTCGTTCTCCCAACTGGGGCGGGAAATACACAAAGCCTTTGCACTGACGGAATCGCTGACATTTTCACTGGGCGACATCACCAGTGAACTGAGCGTGCCGCGCCTGAAATCACTGGTGGTGAACATTGAAAATGAATGAGTTCATGAAAAAGCTGGCCGGGATGGTGCTTCCTTCCTGGATGAATAAAGGCGAGCCGGGGAAGTTGCTGAAAACAGCGCAACGATTCTGGGCAGAGGTTTACGGCTGGATAACCTGGCCACTGAATCAGTTTGATCCGCTGACGTGTACACCGGCGTTACTGAATTTGCTGGCCTATGACCGGGACATAACCCGCTTTGACGGGGAACCCCTCAGCCTGTTCCGCAAGCGCGTGGCGTTTGCCTTCATCAATGCGCGGGATGCCGGTTCGGTAGAAGGATTTATCAACATCTTTGAACGGCTGGGCATCGGGTATGTGGAGCTGCTGGAGCGCCAGCCGGGGATTGACTGGGATGTGATTCTGGTTCGCGTCACGGACAGCCAGATAGCGGACAACACGCAGCTGCTGATCCAGATAATCCGTCAGTACGGGCGAACATGCCGCCGTTATCAGTTTGAAGTCATCACCTCTGAAAAGCTGACCATCCGGGCAGGATGGGATCAGGGGGAATATGTGGTTTATCCGGCAACGTTAAGCGGGACGGAAACCCACAGCGCAACATTCAGCGCAGGTTTGTAAGGAGTTTTATATGTCACAGACAGCTATCACGCTGGCGTTTGAGCAATGGAAGGCGAAACAGGCCGCGACAGGTGAAGCGGTTTTACTGGACGAATTTGTGTTTGCCAGTGTGCCTGGACTGAACCCGGATACCCCCGTTGACCGGAATGAAAAACAGCCACCGGCTGCGCAGATTGTTCACCGGCAGCCCGTTACCCGCACCGGCGTGGTGAATGAAAACGGGGTGGTGTATTCCGCCGTACTGGGGGCAGACGTGGGGGATTTCAGTTTTAACTGGATCGGTCTGCTGAATAAAGCCAGCGGAACGCTGGCGATGATTGTTCATGCACCGGCGCAGCAAAAGCTGAAAACAAAAGAAGGCCAGCAGGGTAACGTCCTCACCCGTTCATTCCTGATGGAGTACAACGGCGCCCAGACCGAAACCGGGATTACTACACCGGCTGAGATGTGGCAGATCGATTTCACTGCACGTATGGCCGGAATGGATGAACGCCAGCGTCTGGAAAACGTGGACATTTACGGTGCGGCGGCGTTTTTCGGTGATGGCTGGCTGGTCAGTAAAACCGGTAATCAGTTTTTCGTGACCAAAGGCACCGGCTATGTGGCGGGGTTACGTGCGCCACTGGATGCAAACAAGAATATTACCGTGACCGCCAAACCGGTAAAGGTCTGGCTGGATGTGTGCTGGACAGGGGCACTAACCAGTGTCTGGAATGTTCAGAGCAAGATTACCGTAGCGGAAAACCTGTCTGATTATGTGCAGAACGGCGCACAGCATTACGTGTTTGCGGTGGCCAGCATTGATGTGAATGGAAATATCACCGATTTGCGGCCAAAAGGGACGCTGAATGAGCAACAGGCAAGCAACGATTATCTGCGCAAAGATGCCAGTCTTGCTGATGTTAAAGACAAACCGAAAGCGAGAAAAAACCTTGCACTGGGAGAGCTGGCGACACTCGACAGAAATGATGTGTTGCCGGTGGGGATACCGGTACCCTGGCCAACGGATACGCCGCCAGCCGGATGGACGTTGATGCAAGGACAGGCTTTTGATAAAGCGGCTTATCCATTGCTCGCGGGTGCGTATCCTTCCGGGGTCATACCTGATATGCGGGGCTGGGTAATTAAGGGTAAACCGGCCAGCGGCCGTGCAGTGCTTTCACAGGAACTGGATGGCATCAAGTCACATACTCACAGCGCAAGTGCATCAAATACGGACTTAGGCACTAAATCAAGCAGTGCCTTTGATTACGGTACTAAAACGGCCAGCACATTTGACTATGGCACTAAAACCACTAACAGCACCGGAGCGCATGCGCACGGTATTTCTGTTGGTAACACAGGCGCAGGTAATGGCGTTTCAGCGGGTTATAACTCAGGGCTGGGCAACGGAACGACGGGGAGTGCAGGGGCGCACGCCCATACGGTCGGTATTGGCGCTCATAACCACACAGTCGGAATTGGTGCTCACAGTCACACGGTGCCAATTGGTGCTCATGGGCACACCATTACTGTTAACGCTGCCGGTAACGCAGAAAACACCGTTAAAAACATCGCTTATAACTACATTGTGAGGCTTGCCTGATGACTTTCAAAATGACCGACCAGGATCGGATTATCACTGTTTACAACCTGCTGGAGAGCACCCGGGAATTTATTGGCAAAGGTGATGCGTTCATTCCTGCCTTCACCGGCTTACCAGCCAATTGCACCACGATAGAACCCCCGAAAGCAAAAGCCGGGTTTACTGCCGTTTTTGATTCTGAGAATCAGGGATGGATTCGCAGTGAAGACCATCGCGGTGAGGTGGTTTTTAGCACCGAAACGGGGCTTGAAGTTGCGATCACGGAACCTGGCGCTTATCCGGACGGAACGACCACTATTGCCCCGGAAAATCCCTGGCAGAAATGGGACGGTGGCGCATGGGTTGATGATGAAGATGCGGCGCGTGAAGCGCAGGTTAATGAAGCGGAAGCGCATAAGAAAACCCTGCTTAATCTGGCAAACGGGGCTATTGCGACATTACAGGATGCCGTTGATCTCGATATGGCGACGGACGACGAAAAACAGAGCCTGGTTGAGTTCAAAAAATTCCGTGTGCTGTTAAGTCGTATTAACCCGGAAGATGCACCAGATATTGTCTGGCCGGAGGTACCGGGTAATGTGGCGTGATGCTCGTCTGGCCTTCACGGATTCGCTGGCCGCGTTAAATTGTTCCATGGTTCCCGCGCATCCGTGGATCTACGGCCTGGGACAGCAAACGGAAAACGGGGCATATCTCAGTCCGGTGAATGCCGTCAGATATCTGGCGGAAAGGCTGGCTGGAACGGGTGGCCATGCTGACGTGGTGATCATGATGGTCACAGGCCAGACACAGGAGAATTTCATGTCCGGGCTTAACAGCCTGGTGGATGTGTTCCCCGCACCGGCATTCACCCAGGTAAAGCGGCTGGCGCAGTCCGCAGCGGAACTGGCCATTACAAAAATGCAGATCCCTGCAAAAGCCGGGATGGGTTTACCTGCGGCCATACCGTTGTCTGTTCCAACCAGCAGGGCGGCATTATCCGCAGCGGCCATCAGCCAGGCGCAGGCAGCGGCCAGTGCCGGGTTTGATTTAAACGGGATAAAACAGCAACTGGGTGAGTTCACGCAGCTGCGCGACAAACTGATTAATGATGTGGCCAGCGGGTTAAGTGACTTGCAGGGGAAAAGCGCCAGGG
This Citrobacter enshiensis DNA region includes the following protein-coding sequences:
- a CDS encoding DUF2590 family protein codes for the protein MSEILYIDLLIMDGDFVLNTGNEPELCNNRRSIGQDIIHAIIESGLATELIAERSPTMRADIFTRMELLIEEDDRIVPGTVDISEESQKRLWITASTYDFGGISTQVDL
- a CDS encoding M15 family metallopeptidase, whose protein sequence is MTLSEKQQLFTVMVANLIHWADEHGYRLTFGEASRTPEQAALNAKKGSGIANSLHTSRLAVDFNLFVNGEYKTRTEDYLPLGEYWESLGGSWGGRFKSRPDGNHFSLEHNGVR
- a CDS encoding phage protein — its product is MSKRISGMSFDTYVDGDLIHIEKITLDITDNSAAAQTRGVPDGHVDGDVAAEGEIEVSSKVLSVLTAKARAAGSWRGIPPVDFLFYAKAGNEEVKVETFGNKLQVSNLLDIDPKGGSVATHKIKYFVTSPKFVNINGVPYLEAEATENLIG
- a CDS encoding phage tail tape measure protein — translated: MKQLDFTLSLIDKLSRPLKQAQGSVTGFAEKSKEAFMQIGGGVLALAGTGMAIKGALSPAIEMYDALNDAAAKGIDDSALKAVQRDALRFSTTYGASAVEFVQSTESINAAIAGLTGNELPKVTKVANTLAFALKSTAADTAEFMGQMFGNFSADSARLGKVEFAEQLAGKMVYMRKTFGTEMAAIKDLMEGARGVGTNYGVGLDEQLAVLGQLNRTLGSEASSAYEGFMTGAIEGAKKLGMSFTDSTGKMLSMPEMLIKLQGKYGKSLEGNLKAQAELDEAFGDSSAVVKHLYGNVALLQRNITELGGADGLKRTQEMAQKMVKPWDRFVQILKAIQTVIGLTLMPVLYPMLNRLADMGQTFARWMQLFPNIARVIGYASVALLGFAAVGAVANIVMGASRFIMIGLRGVWAALTAVTKVYTATVWLAQTAVTAWNVTLKFLRGALLAVRMAAVMAGIGINLMSWPILLVIGAVALLAAGCWLLVKHWDTVKNAVMETGAFQICARVVEWLAGVFASAWEFISAGWNAFISLLTGFSPSQALSEMATGIVSLFDNVWQSIKSGFLTSWNWIVGKLNKIPGVDISLANESAPPLTGNALSTGGELKGIDKGGINKTISSNSKSVTDNSRKIGEVHFHTKEVFSPGQLMEWQELNA
- a CDS encoding DUF2586 domain-containing protein, translated to MTWPNVTVNQVNQLLGETSEVERTLLFIGTGTKNVGKTLAVNAQSDFDALLGEGDSQLKSDVLAAQANAGQNWWGFIHVLAADAEDDAWVKAVLAAQVVCSVEGVVLSSDVTAKAQVNQAVTLRSQLIAKYGRWVWFILAVQGMQEEEAQADYLVRLSTLQEGIAEKAVQLVPRLWGNEPGVLAGRLCTRSVTIADSPARVKTGALISLGSDEMPVDGTGEVLELATLQALEAQRFSVPMWYPDYDGFYWADGRTLDVEGGDYQSIETLRVADKAARRVRLLAISKIADRSLNSTPGSIAAHQTLFARPLREMSTAASINGVSFPGEVKKPQDGDVTIVWKNKKTVDIYLVVRTWEVPLQITISLLLDASLEAAA
- a CDS encoding baseplate J/gp47 family protein yields the protein MTEKPQVDFEEVVKASGMPVTESEVRERFNAIADDEGIITNTSRMSPFWRLITAIVTAPVMWLKDVLVSTVLANMFVATASGSMLRLLAWAVNVTAKPASAAEGVIRFVKEDARAVVTVKAGTVIQTERINGTVYELATTGDVVIPSGTASALLPVKATGTGGAYNLAPGYYRILPVAVDGISHVASEEDWLTVPGADEESDDELRERCRNQFNLVGNYHTDAVYRSMIASVAGLSIDRIFFEHEAPRGPGTANAYLLLDSGVTSAPFVDAVNDYINSQGHHGHGDDMQCYAMPETLHDLVVTAWVKNLANLSDDEKKGMKDGIENLIRCAFRENADFDVRKTWPYSRFSFSQLGREIHKAFALTESLTFSLGDITSELSVPRLKSLVVNIENE
- a CDS encoding putative phage tail assembly chaperone, translating into MEKIKLCVCGVDIVFEPNQTAYNKFINEMAMDNKVAPAHNYLTRIVAAESKDALAEVLKRPGAALQLVSKVNDIYAPELEIEVKN
- a CDS encoding tail fiber assembly protein, yielding MTFKMTDQDRIITVYNLLESTREFIGKGDAFIPAFTGLPANCTTIEPPKAKAGFTAVFDSENQGWIRSEDHRGEVVFSTETGLEVAITEPGAYPDGTTTIAPENPWQKWDGGAWVDDEDAAREAQVNEAEAHKKTLLNLANGAIATLQDAVDLDMATDDEKQSLVEFKKFRVLLSRINPEDAPDIVWPEVPGNVA
- a CDS encoding phage tail protein → MNEFMKKLAGMVLPSWMNKGEPGKLLKTAQRFWAEVYGWITWPLNQFDPLTCTPALLNLLAYDRDITRFDGEPLSLFRKRVAFAFINARDAGSVEGFINIFERLGIGYVELLERQPGIDWDVILVRVTDSQIADNTQLLIQIIRQYGRTCRRYQFEVITSEKLTIRAGWDQGEYVVYPATLSGTETHSATFSAGL
- a CDS encoding phage holin family protein, giving the protein MQEHEKSLYSLLIIGALIAIGNVLTSNDPITPRLFAGRVILGSFVSVVAGAVLIQIPDASPLAIQGLGAALGIAGYQAVEMWLRRRAAGKKNGSVTNDPE
- a CDS encoding DUF6890 family protein, with protein sequence MWLDNRHWEYTGIAVANGVAKAFKGTE
- a CDS encoding phage tail protein, with the protein product MSQTAITLAFEQWKAKQAATGEAVLLDEFVFASVPGLNPDTPVDRNEKQPPAAQIVHRQPVTRTGVVNENGVVYSAVLGADVGDFSFNWIGLLNKASGTLAMIVHAPAQQKLKTKEGQQGNVLTRSFLMEYNGAQTETGITTPAEMWQIDFTARMAGMDERQRLENVDIYGAAAFFGDGWLVSKTGNQFFVTKGTGYVAGLRAPLDANKNITVTAKPVKVWLDVCWTGALTSVWNVQSKITVAENLSDYVQNGAQHYVFAVASIDVNGNITDLRPKGTLNEQQASNDYLRKDASLADVKDKPKARKNLALGELATLDRNDVLPVGIPVPWPTDTPPAGWTLMQGQAFDKAAYPLLAGAYPSGVIPDMRGWVIKGKPASGRAVLSQELDGIKSHTHSASASNTDLGTKSSSAFDYGTKTASTFDYGTKTTNSTGAHAHGISVGNTGAGNGVSAGYNSGLGNGTTGSAGAHAHTVGIGAHNHTVGIGAHSHTVPIGAHGHTITVNAAGNAENTVKNIAYNYIVRLA